Below is a genomic region from Gemmatimonadota bacterium.
TTGGAACTTTGGGGATGCACAGTAACGTATGACACGCCAAGGAATCTTCTGTATGGACATACGCCCAGCCATACGTATGATCTTATTGAAAAAAAAAAAAAAAAGAGGCTTTCCCATAGTAATACACCCAACTACTGGTCTCATTTTTTTTCAAATTCCATAGACCATCGTATTCGGCTCATCAAACCTGGCCCTGGCACAGGGGAATTATCCTCCGCTGAGATCAATCTAATCGGCGAGATATTTGATAAATTTGGGAACAAAACCTTTGAAGAATTGACAGCTTACTTCCATGCCTTACCTGAATATAATGATCCGGGCGGATCATCCGAGCGGATAGAATGGGAAACACTCCTTCGAGTTGTAGGCTGGGAGGGTGAGGATTTGACAGAGATTAAGAAAGATCTCGCATACAAAGCGAAATTTGAAACCCTCATCATGGCGAGATAAATATGGGACTGGCGGGTGTGTGTGTTATTCACCCTGATTTTGGGGGTGAACATTTATGTATATTTTTGACAGATTATGCAGACTATGGAAAAAATCAGTTAGTAGCTGTTATCGTGAATGTCACATCATGGCGTGAGCACAAAGATCAAACACTTATCCTGCAGCCAGGAGATCACGATTTTATCACCAAAAAATCAGTCATTGCCTATGATAATGCTTGCCTACTCCAGGAATGGCAAGTCGAATTTGTCTTATCTAAAGGTAAGCAACAACCTCCTGCCTCTAAAGAACTATTGCTTAGAATTGGCGATGGGCTCCTCAGGTCGCCTTT
It encodes:
- a CDS encoding DUF4065 domain-containing protein translates to LELWGCTVTYDTPRNLLYGHTPSHTYDLIEKKKKKRLSHSNTPNYWSHFFSNSIDHRIRLIKPGPGTGELSSAEINLIGEIFDKFGNKTFEELTAYFHALPEYNDPGGSSERIEWETLLRVVGWEGEDLTEIKKDLAYKAKFETLIMAR